The genomic stretch CACAGGCCTTTGAAAACATGGCATTGAAATTTTGAGCAAATTTAAATTATTTTACGATATTCGGACAATTTGGTCCGAATAAATGAATATGAGATTTGTCATATTTAATGAAAAGTAAACTCTAAAAATATCAGTGAAATAAAACACGTGATAAGTACTGAAGATGAGTCAATTAGTGCTATTGCATTTTCTTAAGATGAAGTAACTTTTATATAAAACCGAGAAATGGAAAGGCGCACCGTGTCGAATTTAATTTCCAACATGTGATAACGCTGCCGAAGGTGTGCGATTATAAATAGATATTCAATACATAAGAATTGAAGTTTGTTTTAGAGAAGAGTTTTAATGCCGGATTGATCCTTTTATAAAATACAAAAGTTGCAGCACTTGATAGTTGATTGAAACAAACAACAATAGTAATTTATTCTAAAACTCTTTACGGGCTTCTTATGGATTTGTATCGGATTAAGGCGCAGTAAAATCAAAACTAAGTATATTTCCATTAAACAGCAACGGTACTTTACTCCAGGTTTCAATGGAGTTGCGGTGTCGAAGTACAATGTAATAACTATCCTGTGGGACCGTGTTTGGGAATTGGACCAAAGCTGACCCGTCCGTGAGAAGCACCACATTTTTTGAAATCACAAAACCGTAGGGTGAACCGGAGTTATGCAATTCCACGCTCACGACATCACAGGAATTCGGTGGATAGTTCAAGGGGTCATTGTTGTGGAGGACGGCAGTCATTTGTCCGCCACCGATGTAGAAGCCTTCAATAAAAGCTTTCAGATTTAACAACCGCAGATTGATGTACGGCTGTTGTTCCCCTTGTGTGAGGATAATATTTCCGGCCTGGAGCGTGGAATGGCAAGTCTCACCAAGGGTCCATGAGAGCGAGCTCCCCCCTGCATTATAATAGCCTCCATCGGTTGTAATAGCAGCGGGACTTAGCGATTGACAGTAGATAGGGCTTGTTTCAATGAGCCAGGAGCCTGCCATAATTATCAAAATTCTATAGATTATTTTCATTGGTAGTTGGATATAATACGTGGAAATTATTTATTCTTTTGCAGTTGATATATGTAGTTGATTCAATTCTTCAATGGTGACTGAAGGTGGCATTTCACCCGCTTTCAATTTCGTAATAACAAGTCCTGCTACTTTAGTGGCATCTTCTCCATTTTTGAATCCCATCTTCCCTCCTACAGCAGGAATAGAACGTTGCTCTATGACCATATCACCGTCAATAAAAATGTAGTAACCATAGTTATTTGAATCGGTATGAATAATCATGTGGGTAATGTCTGAAGATGAAAGTTTCAATGCCAGTTCCTTTCGCTGATTTTCACTTGCTATTTTCAATGAATCAGCATGATTTGTTTGTCCAGGATCAGCTTGAGTTTGAGCATTGCTTTTTGTTAAGGAGCAAAGTATGAATAAAATTATTAGTGTGATACTGATAATTTTATCCATACTGCTCTCCTTCCCTAAATGATTTAGTGTATGGTTTATCATTTAATGAATATTATTGTATAGCAGTTATAAATAAATTAATTCCCGAATTCAGAGTTATACCTGCTCCTGTGGTGTTACGGTACGCGACTTCCACCGTTCCGAGAGCGGATACACGTGCATAGGCTATGATTAGTCCCGCATTTATAGCTGTTGCCGGTGAAACCAATACTGAGGCCGTAGTCACAGTATTAGAAATCGTATACGTTTGAACACTTGTTGTATTGGCAGGAATTAATAAAGAAGCTGTGGACACTGTTTCTTTAATCACAGCAGCAAGTACCGTTCCCGCACTTCCAAACTTCACTGTTCCATTTACATCCAAAGCAGCGAGAGGTTCAGCAGCATTACTATTGATACCAACATTTCCTCCGGAGTTTTGCAGAAAGAGACGGGAAGGTGCACCGTTATTGCGCGACATAATTTCATTGTCATCAAAAACCAGATTTGTAGTTCCGTTATTGCCAATCGTAAGATATCCTGAAGTGTTTGTAAAATCTGCATCAGTCCCACCATCAATATGTATTTTAGTCTGAGGTGAATTGATTCCGAATCCGGCATTACCATTTGCGTTAAAAACCATTCTTGAAGTCTCTAGCCCAGCTGTAGCTCCCGGTGAGAAGATGATATCACCATATTCACGGAACTCCATTTTGTTTTCAAATCGTCTGAATAGAATCCGATGGTTATTACTATAGCTACTGATTTCTCCATTGTCAGTAAACTTGATGTTTCCGTTTACTTCCAGTTTTTGGGAAGGAATATTGGTTCCAATTCCTATATTGCCATTATTTGACAGGAACAAAAAGTAATTCCCCGAGCCACTTGGGTTGGGATTTGGTTTCCAAAAATTCAATCCTCCATCAGTGGGTTCATATTCAATTCCCCACATACCGTTATAATCTGCGCCCGGGCCGGTAAGCGTGGTTCCTCCGCCAAACAAAATCATCGGACCTCCAATGGAAGTGCCACCTGTAACCATAAAATTTCCATTGTGTACATGAAAAGCGTGCAGGGGATCGGCAGTTCCTATACCGATTTTAGAACCGTTATCATGCATTATTCCATCCGTTAAACTACTTCCATTCCATTTTGGAATTTTATTTACTGAAAGTGTTCCAACTTTAGGATCGGTTTCAAGTGAATTTAAATTTGCCCATGAAGCCAATCCTGTTGCATCCGATTGCAGAATATAACCCAATCCCTGAGTACCATCTGTTAATTTTAAATTACCTGTAATATCCAGAGTTGCCGTGGGGGAAATAGTGCCGATACCCACATTACCGGAATTTAAAATAGTCATTGCCATTGGAGAAACTCCAACTGTAGCATTGCTTTTATAAAAATTAATTCTGCTTTGCGGCCGGAGTTCCAGTGCTCCTGTTCTGTAAGGGTAATGAATATCTTTTGCAATCTGACCAATAAAACCTGTTGATTCAACACTTAAGTCATCAATGGCTTTTAAAACCAGAATGGGTCCTGATCCAACATTAGTCGGGTTAGAACTGGATAGGGTAAGCATGTTATCCAAAAAAGATTTTATGGATAATTTGGTTTCCGGTGTAGTGGTACCTATTCCAACATTTCCATTATTACTGTTATATATATCGTTGTTGGAAATGGTCCAGGCGCCGTCAGAAAAAGTACTGTTCTGTCCGGTAAGAACTGTAGAAGAATAATTTATTCCAGTTACATTGTCATCCATGTA from Bacteroidota bacterium encodes the following:
- a CDS encoding DUF4907 domain-containing protein; this translates as MDKIISITLIILFILCSLTKSNAQTQADPGQTNHADSLKIASENQRKELALKLSSSDITHMIIHTDSNNYGYYIFIDGDMVIEQRSIPAVGGKMGFKNGEDATKVAGLVITKLKAGEMPPSVTIEELNQLHISTAKE